One part of the Mytilus trossulus isolate FHL-02 chromosome 11, PNRI_Mtr1.1.1.hap1, whole genome shotgun sequence genome encodes these proteins:
- the LOC134689716 gene encoding ankyrin-1-like has protein sequence MKIKSETSFLCLSLLVLKNNKFCKKELISSGLEHLVKTICRDAEIESYVSMVSIQKCLRSLQGIYVTESENLYTAIHDKMFDIISAAIAPSIMNCLIEYVDIAFIAHRIQLSSCGQRSVPFVVYIPLELEEIYLKRQYSEALKGNNWEVFGNIQTENQKYRKLLLSFLKEQDTCQVTNYVADKDGATPFFVSSYLGYVDFVEYFKVKSPGHIDGKDKKGRSSFFVACENGHILVVKYLMKYLHDINAENSDKTTALSATCLNGHTEVAQLLLENRAEPNKLNNLNKSTLHFACSNGNVKLVQLLLNGKYNVDLTIADNFRNTALHIACEKGHLEIVKTLMELGLEVNQKQKHGKTPLYIACTNGYFETVKYITNCIHVIQKNRTVADELKNKHTLKSGWTVLHSACNNGHTEVVKLLIDVGMTVNDVTTKGLTPLFLACQKGRNDTVKCLLDLKGQTLKSCVDTTLKCKDGWSPLHAACTKGHSEIVKLLIDVGMNVNDKSTYGSTPLYLACQNGHHAVVKLLLDLNEQTLNSCVDVTIKEVDGCSVLHTACLHGHTEVVKLLIGVGMNVNNILKDGSTPLLLACQNGHYETVKYLLDLNGQVLISCVDTTKQDEYGWSCLHAASLNGHTQVVNLLIDTGMDINGTTTEGSTPLYLACQEGHYETVKYLLDLNGQILTSCVDTTIQDENGWSCLHAASSNGHTQVVKLLIDTGMDINGTAPEGSTPLYLACQEGHYETVKYLLDLNGQILTSCVDTTIQDENGWSCLHAASSNGHTQVVKLLIDTGMDINGTAPEGSTPLYLACQEGHFDTVKLLLDLKGQMVNSCVDMTLKGEDGVSLLHTACLNGNTEIVKLLIEVGININGSIHGCTPLNLACHAGHYDTVKLLLDINPQTLNSCVDMIIKDEDGWSVLHAACSNGHTEVVKLLIDVGMNVNDTTKLGSTPLYLACQDGHFAVVKLLLDLNGNMLNSFVDTNIRNDGWSVLHLACSKGYTNVVKLLIDVGMNVNDKTNYGYTPLLLACHNGHYDTVKFLLDLNGQVINSRVDTTLKDEDGDTALNAACSAGHTEIVKLLSDFSMNANDK, from the coding sequence atgaaaatcaaatctgAAACATCTTTTCTCTGTCTTTCTCTCCTAGTTCTGAAgaataataaattttgtaaaaaagaattaatttcCAGTGGTTTAGAACATTTAGTGAAGACTATATGCAGAGACGCTGAGATTGAATCCTATGTATCCATGGTGTcgatacaaaaatgtttaaggAGTCTTCAAGGTATCTATGTTACCGAATCCGAAAATCTGTATACAGCAATCCATGACAAAATGTTTGACATAATTTCAGCAGCGATTGCACCATCTATAATGAATTGTTTAATCGAGTATGTTGACATTGCTTTTATTGCACATCGCATTCAGCTTTCATCATGTGGTCAAAGGAGTGTGCCATTTGTAGTTTATATCCCACTAGAGTTGGAAGAAATTTATCTCAAAAGACAATATAGCGAGGCTTTGAAAGGAAACAACTGGGAAGTCTTTGGAAACATACAGACAGAGAATcagaaatatagaaaattactGCTTTCTTTTCTTAAAGAACAAGACACATGTCAGGTAACTAATTACGTTGCTGACAAGGATGGAGCTACACCGTTCTTTGTATCATCTTATTTAGGATACGTCGATTTTGTAGAATATTTCAAGGTAAAAAGTCCTGGTCACATAGATGGGAAAGACAAAAAAGGTAGATCCTCCTTCTTTGTTGCGTGTGAAAACGGTCACATTTTAGTTGTTAAATATCTCATGAAATATCTTCATGACATTAATGCAGAAAACTCTGACAAAACAACTGCATTATCTGCAACCTGCCTTAATGGTCACACTGAAGTGGCTCAGTTGTTGTTAGAAAACAGAGCAGAACCAAACAAActtaataatttaaacaaaagtaCTTTACATTTTGCTTGCTCAAATGGTAATGTTAAATTGGTACAGCTGTTACTGAATGGTAAATATAATGTCGATTTAACAATAGCAGATAACTTTCGAAACACAGCTTTACATATAGCCTGTGAAAAAGGGCATTTAGAAATTGTTAAAACATTGATGGAACTTGGTTTGGAAGTAAATCAGAAACAAAAACACGGTAAGACACCACTGTATATTGCTTGCACAAATGGTTATTTTGAAACAGTAAAGTACATTACAAATTGTATCCATGTGATACAGAAAAATAGAACAGTGGCTGATGAATTGAAGAATAAACATACTCTTAAAAGTGGATGGACAGTTCTGCATTCAGCTTGTAATAATGGACATACAGAAGTAGTAAAATTATTGATAGATGTTGGTATGACGGTAAATGACGTAACAACTAAAGGTTTAACACCTCTATTTCTAGCCTGTCAAAAAGGACGTAACGACACAGTGAAATGTTTACTTGATTTAAAAGGCCAAACATTAAAAAGCTGTGTAGATACAACCCTAAAATGTAAAGACGGATGGTCACCTTTACATGCAGCTTGTACAAAGGGACATTCAGAAATAGTAAAGTTATTGATCGATGTCGGTATGAATGTAAATGACAAATCGACATACGGTTCTACTCCACTATATCTAGCTTGTCAGAACGGTCATCATGCAGTAGTAAAATTATTACTTGATTTAAATGAACAAACATTAAATAGCTGTGTTGACGTAACCATAAAAGAAGTGGATGGATGTTCAGTTTTACATACCGCTTGTTTACATGGACATACAGAAGTAGTAAAGTTATTGATTGGTGTCGGTATGAATGTAAATAACATATTGAAGGACGGTTCTACGCCACTACTTCTAGCTTGTCAGAATGGTCATTACGAAACAGTGAAATACTTACTTGATTTAAATGGCCAAGTATTGATAAGTTGTGTAGATACAACCAAACAAGATGAATATGGATGGTCATGTTTACATGCAGCTAGTTTAAATGGGCATACACAAGTAgtaaatttattgattgataCTGGTATGGATATAAATGGCACAACAACTGAAGGCTCTACACCATTATATTTAGCCTGTCAGGAAGGTCATTACGAAACAGTGAAATACTTACTTGATTTAAATGGCCAGATATTGACTAGTTGTGTAGATACAACCATACAAGATGAAAATGGATGGTCATGTTTACATGCAGCTAGTTCAAATGGGCATACACAAGTAGTAAAGTTATTGATTGATACTGGTATGGATATAAATGGCACAGCACCTGAAGGCTCTACACCATTATATTTAGCCTGTCAGGAAGGTCATTACGAAACAGTGAAATACTTACTTGATTTAAATGGCCAGATATTGACTAGTTGTGTAGATACAACCATACAAGATGAAAATGGATGGTCATGTTTACATGCAGCTAGTTCAAATGGGCATACACAAGTAGTAAAGTTATTGATTGATACTGGTATGGATATAAATGGCACAGCACCTGAAGGCTCTACACCATTATATTTAGCCTGTCAGGAAGGTCATTTTGACACTGTGAAATTATTACTTGATTTAAAAGGTCAAATGGTAAATAGTTGTGTAGATATGACCCTGAAAGGTGAAGATGGAGTGTCATTATTACATACAGCTTGTTTGAACGGAAATACTGAGATTGTAAAGTTATTGATAGAAGTTGGAATAAATATCAATGGATCAATACATGGTTGTACACCACTAAATCTAGCTTGTCATGCAGGTCATTACGACACAGTTAAATTATTACTAGATATAAATCCCCAAACATTGAATAGTTGTGTAGATATGATCATAAAAGATGAAGATGGATGGTCAGTTTTACATGCAGCTTGTTCGAATGGACATACAGAAGTAGTAAAGTTATTGATTGATGTTGGTATGAACGTAAATGACACTACGAAACTCGGTTCTACACCACTATATCTAGCTTGTCAGGATGGTCACTTTGCAGTGGTAAAATTACTACTTGATTTGAATGGCAACATGCTAAATAGCTTTGTAGATACAAACATAAGAAATGACGGATGGTCAGTTTTACATTTAGCTTGTTCGAAGGGATATACCAACGTGGTAAAGTTATTGATAGATGTTGGTATGAATGttaatgacaaaacaaattacGGTTATACACCACTACTTCTGGCTTGTCACAACGGTCATTATGACACAGTAAAATTTTTACTGGATTTAAATGGACAAGTAATAAATAGTCGAGTTGATACAACCCTAAAAGATGAAGATGGAGACACAGCTTTAAATGCAGCTTGTTCGGCTGGACATACAGAAATAGTCAAGTTATTGAGCGATTTTAGTATGAATgcaaatgataaatga